The following nucleotide sequence is from Mytilus edulis chromosome 13, xbMytEdul2.2, whole genome shotgun sequence.
AAACTCTGTTTCACCTCATGTCATTTCTTAACACAGATAATATTCCTATCCTCATTTTTGAATCTCTTTTgccaaacaaattaaacaaagatGAAAAGACGATAATAATAGATGGCTTCCTTCAAAAATTACAAAAGTATTCCCTAGCTTTTATTAAGGGTATAGATGAGCAGCGAATAATAACTGCCCATGGGTTTATTTTCATGATACTGAAAGCGTCTAAGCCCTGCGACGAACGAAATTCCCATCTCAAGAAACTTCTGAACTTTTTCATGTGTAATATTGATCTAGATGCAAGATTATTGGAAGTTATTCATAGAAACGTACTTTTGTTAGACCATGCTGAGGCCTTCTTATTACACTTTGAAGACAATATTAAGTCTTTGTTTAACGAAACAAAAGCAAAACTTTGCTATATATATTGCGCAATAGGAATCACTTATAGAATGTATGGAAATACTGAGTTATCTGCTAATACCTATCTAGAAAAAGCAAAACGCACAATGTATGAAGCATTCTTTTGTGGTCAACAACACCAGCTTACCAATATCAAAGATACAGATCCTTACACGAAAATGAATGAGTATCTAAATGGAAGTGGAGTTCTTCAAGGACACTGTAAAGTCATCTTCAACATATTGGTTGAAAAGGGAAAAAATCTCCCTCGTGAATTTGTTGACACATTCATCGAAAACAAACACAGAAATTTAAGGATCATAGATCTTTTAAGAAATCAAGGTCATCTTTGTACCAATGATTTGCGCAATggtcaattaaaaacaaagacAATCAACACACTAAGAAGTAAGAACTTGATAATGGAGAGTCAACATATATCCGAAATATTTCTAGTCGAACTGATGATAAGGATTCTTTACAATTCTAGTAAAAACAAATGGCTTATGGAAATTTCAAAAGACAGCTTCTCAAAACCGGAAACCGGTTATGTCCGTCACAGACTTTCCAGTACTTTCTTCCCCGTTACTACAGAAAGCTTAATGGAACATCAGCTAGCACACGGTCTTACGAAGTTATTACAGCATCATTTGAGCTCTTTGTCGATGCAAAAAAATACCAAGACAACCTCAAAAAATGTCGTGCGATCCTTTTGTCCTGTGTTCAGTCCAGTAACACATCGCAGTGGTGTATTATATATGTTGAGATCCTTTTCCGATCCCGATCTGCTATCATCTTTACTAATAGAAGCCATTGAACTATTGAACGGCCTTGATTCTGATATAGAAGGCATAGGTTTTACTGAGTTTGGAGTTGTAAAACGTATTGGAGATTCAAGTCTCTTTCATTCCGTAATGATTGATAGAATCAAAATGGAATGTTATGAAAAACTATTTAAAGTACAATGTCCGGGAACACCTTTGAAGGACGAAACAAAGAAGAGAATAATCGTAGAAGAGCAAGGCATATCAAAAGATGAAAGTACTTATGAGCATAACGATTTATCTGACAGTAAAAGGGTGGTAGCAAAGGAGAGCTCGAAAAGTCAAAATACATCGGGCAATGAAATAGCTCTTACAAATCAAAACTTAGTGAAAGCGTTGTCAATTGCAAATGAGTTAGAAAAGAAAATTGACGACCTGACATCGTGGAAAGCCCTATCAGGAATCCATTTGAAGATTGCTAAAGTTTTCAAACTAACAGAAACAGAGGAGAACATTCGGAAAGCGAAACACCATTATAGAAAGGCGTACGATCGAGAATATGAAAGCAATAACACCAGACTAACCCGTTTCCATTTAAAGGCAATCGTCCATTATGCTAACTGTTGTATTAAGTTTCCAAATGAGGCAGACTTACATATTGCCAAGAAATTGTCGCAGGCAATGCAACATCGATTTAGATTGGTTAAAACTGGTACTCTATTTGACGAGGTGATAGGAGATATTGATAACTGTTTGGTAAGTATGagaatatattttcaaatcaCAGATCCGATACGAAGCATTTTACATGATCAGTAAGACGCGCAATACGGCATACGTTGATAGTGTagttaaattaaaaatgaaaagtgAGAATGTctcaa
It contains:
- the LOC139500075 gene encoding uncharacterized protein, with the protein product MEPIVFDSYRILTTEVAQELSPENIKTIKFTLRLNIGKRDLEKIVTGTDLLRLLEERCMLSAENVEQLATYLQIAKRNDLDEKVQQYIKSAISRNLSNHDYYGLSGMLVTEQYLETSEYRKLCQHMSHNNAAILKGPPGTWKSQHAFNYAHRRSNDTENANNSLIWRVDCNTELNIYNSLSHLMNYLKIQYINSDLRIKQSILFMLSRAIEVLESDDYKDTKHIFILLGLVTPEINLMNDFLNQLKQNDNLLVIVTTSESLSPDFDNLVIEFHGMTETEAVTYLNVDDSVHEQAKELAKRLGYLPDGLAFARTHIHATGISIESYLQRLLENRTSIGDSASKKACQMLISHAEKKMSTEEKTLFHLMSFLNTDNIPILIFESLLPNKLNKDEKTIIIDGFLQKLQKYSLAFIKGIDEQRIITAHGFIFMILKASKPCDERNSHLKKLLNFFMCNIDLDARLLEVIHRNVLLLDHAEAFLLHFEDNIKSLFNETKAKLCYIYCAIGITYRMYGNTELSANTYLEKAKRTMYEAFFCGQQHQLTNIKDTDPYTKMNEYLNGSGVLQGHCKVIFNILVEKGKNLPREFVDTFIENKHRNLRIIDLLRNQGHLCTNDLRNGQLKTKTINTLRSKNLIMESQHISEIFLVELMIRILYNSSKNKWLMEISKDSFSKPETGYVRHRLSSTFFPVTTESLMEHQLAHGLTKLLQHHLSSLSMQKNTKTTSKNVVRSFCPVFSPVTHRSGVLYMLRSFSDPDLLSSLLIEAIELLNGLDSDIEGIGFTEFGVVKRIGDSSLFHSVMIDRIKMECYEKLFKVQCPGTPLKDETKKRIIVEEQGISKDESTYEHNDLSDSKRVVAKESSKSQNTSGNEIALTNQNLVKALSIANELEKKIDDLTSWKALSGIHLKIAKVFKLTETEENIRKAKHHYRKAYDREYESNNTRLTRFHLKAIVHYANCCIKFPNEADLHIAKKLSQAMQHRFRLVKTGTLFDEVIGDIDNCLKKLSEKRQSVGSSTTKEFDSKSVQTDTVVDDEKGLLDELKRKIARLKKRRSTLSEEYKEMKDDIDTLDLEIDSVEKKIAEIETV